A section of the Clostridium omnivorum genome encodes:
- a CDS encoding putative ABC transporter permease: protein MFYSFITYAFLGWGLEVLYHLYKQKRFVNRGFLNGPLCPIYGITAVLLILFLTPISENILYVFVGGAIIASLLELITGYLLEAFFNTKWWDYSDEKFNFKGYICVRFSIIWGFISIIFLKVINVQVSKFTTWLSYFNSEILYHILLILLIVDIALTINSLITFRKLFIDLQEVLVETKNNVEKLRELKLTTEAKENIQLRVSHLMDIKERMASRVSLRHKALLRAYPQITSKKFGTAIEEIKSRVNKVNIKKRSKH from the coding sequence TTGTTTTATTCTTTTATAACTTATGCCTTCTTAGGATGGGGATTAGAGGTGCTTTATCATCTGTATAAGCAAAAGAGATTTGTAAACAGGGGGTTCCTCAATGGACCACTATGTCCTATATATGGGATAACTGCTGTTTTGCTTATTTTATTTTTAACACCCATAAGTGAAAATATCTTGTATGTTTTTGTAGGGGGAGCTATTATAGCATCACTATTGGAGCTTATAACTGGGTATCTTCTTGAAGCATTTTTTAATACAAAATGGTGGGACTATTCAGATGAGAAGTTTAATTTTAAAGGCTATATATGTGTGCGCTTTTCAATTATATGGGGTTTTATTTCCATAATATTTTTAAAAGTAATAAATGTACAAGTCTCAAAATTTACAACCTGGCTTTCCTATTTTAATAGTGAGATTTTATATCATATATTGCTAATATTGCTGATTGTAGATATTGCACTTACAATAAACAGCCTTATTACCTTTAGAAAACTATTTATTGATTTACAGGAAGTATTAGTTGAAACCAAAAATAATGTAGAAAAGCTTAGAGAATTGAAGCTGACTACTGAAGCAAAAGAAAATATTCAGCTTAGAGTAAGCCACTTAATGGATATAAAAGAGAGAATGGCAAGTAGGGTAAGTTTAAGACATAAGGCCTTACTAAGAGCTTATCCGCAAATTACTTCTAAGAAGTTTGGAACAGCTATTGAAGAAATTAAAAGTAGAGTTAACAAGGTAAACATAAAAAAGAGATCAAAGCATTAA
- a CDS encoding ABC transporter ATP-binding protein, which produces MSENREQKHSRGMRKGPGAHGGPPMGRPVEKAKDFKGTVKRLMVYLRPRRLKLVVVFIFAILSTIFNIVGPKIMGKATTKLFEGLMAKGTYAKEVLFAPKNIPNLLKMPDLPDSLRKTITDMMANPKAAQQGAPKMDASNMDSQVWTFISKHAPKVDFTYIGRIILLLIGLYVVSSIFSYIQQYIMASVAQKTVYDMRNDVNEKLNKLPLKYFDSKTHGEILSRVTNDIDTISTTLQQSLTQLITSLVTIIGVIIMMLSISPWLTLVTIITLPLSIFTTMTIAKKSQKYFKDQQKILGNLNGHVEEMYTGHKIVKAFGHEERAKIEFNEINDNLYNVGWKAQFMSGIIMPLMGFINNIGYVIVCVVGGIFVTKKKIELGDIQAFIQYARQFGQPIVQTANIANILQSTVAAAERVFEVLDEVEELADKANAESIEAPKGEVKFENVKFGYKENETLIEDMNIDVKSGQTIAIVGPTGAGKTTLVNLLMRFYEIQGGKITVDGVDIRDIKRGELRKMFGMVLQDTWLFNGSIKDNIAYGREGATETEVIRAAKAAHADHFVRTLPEGYNTILNEEASNISQGQKQLLTIARAILADPAILILDEATSSVDTRTELQIQKAMANLMKGRTSFVIAHRLSTIRDADLILVMNNGTIIEQGNHNELLEKGGFYAELYNSQFTGANLDDEAI; this is translated from the coding sequence ATGAGTGAAAATAGAGAACAAAAGCATTCCAGAGGAATGCGTAAAGGACCTGGAGCACATGGTGGCCCACCAATGGGAAGACCTGTAGAAAAGGCAAAGGACTTTAAGGGAACTGTAAAGAGGCTAATGGTCTATTTGAGGCCTAGAAGATTAAAACTGGTTGTGGTATTTATATTTGCAATTCTAAGTACAATTTTTAACATTGTAGGACCTAAGATTATGGGAAAGGCTACTACAAAATTATTTGAAGGCTTAATGGCCAAGGGGACTTACGCAAAGGAGGTGCTCTTTGCACCTAAGAATATACCAAACCTTTTAAAAATGCCGGACCTTCCAGATTCACTTAGAAAGACAATTACTGATATGATGGCAAATCCAAAGGCTGCACAGCAAGGTGCTCCTAAAATGGATGCAAGCAATATGGATTCGCAGGTATGGACTTTTATAAGCAAGCATGCTCCAAAAGTGGATTTTACCTATATTGGACGCATAATATTATTACTTATAGGTCTTTATGTAGTAAGTTCAATTTTTTCATATATTCAGCAGTACATTATGGCAAGCGTTGCTCAAAAGACTGTCTACGATATGAGAAATGACGTAAATGAAAAGCTAAATAAGCTTCCACTAAAATATTTTGATTCTAAAACTCATGGTGAAATATTAAGCCGTGTAACTAATGATATAGACACAATATCTACTACTTTACAGCAGAGCTTAACTCAGCTTATAACATCACTTGTAACAATAATAGGTGTTATTATAATGATGCTTTCTATAAGTCCATGGCTAACTCTAGTAACTATTATAACTTTACCACTTTCTATATTTACAACAATGACTATAGCTAAAAAATCACAAAAGTATTTTAAAGACCAGCAAAAGATTTTAGGAAATTTAAATGGTCATGTAGAAGAAATGTATACTGGTCATAAGATAGTAAAGGCCTTTGGTCATGAAGAAAGAGCTAAAATTGAGTTTAATGAAATAAATGATAATTTATACAATGTAGGTTGGAAAGCACAATTTATGTCAGGTATAATTATGCCGCTTATGGGTTTTATCAATAATATTGGCTATGTAATTGTATGTGTTGTTGGTGGTATATTTGTTACTAAGAAGAAAATTGAATTAGGTGATATTCAAGCATTCATACAATATGCAAGACAGTTTGGCCAACCAATAGTTCAAACTGCAAATATAGCAAATATTCTTCAATCCACTGTTGCTGCTGCAGAGCGTGTATTTGAAGTGCTAGATGAAGTGGAAGAATTGGCTGATAAAGCTAATGCAGAAAGTATTGAAGCACCTAAGGGTGAAGTGAAATTTGAAAATGTTAAATTTGGATACAAAGAAAATGAGACTCTTATAGAAGATATGAATATAGACGTAAAGTCTGGTCAGACAATAGCTATTGTTGGACCTACTGGTGCAGGTAAAACTACGCTAGTTAATCTTTTAATGAGATTCTACGAAATCCAAGGTGGAAAGATAACTGTAGATGGAGTAGACATAAGAGATATCAAACGTGGAGAACTTCGTAAGATGTTTGGTATGGTACTTCAGGACACTTGGTTGTTTAATGGTTCTATAAAGGATAATATAGCTTATGGACGTGAAGGTGCTACAGAAACTGAGGTTATTAGAGCAGCTAAAGCAGCCCATGCTGATCACTTTGTAAGAACACTTCCAGAAGGGTACAATACAATACTCAATGAGGAAGCTTCAAATATTTCTCAAGGCCAAAAGCAGCTTCTAACTATTGCTCGTGCAATACTTGCAGATCCTGCAATATTAATACTAGATGAAGCTACTTCAAGTGTAGATACTAGAACTGAACTTCAAATACAAAAGGCCATGGCTAATTTAATGAAGGGAAGAACAAGCTTCGTTATTGCGCACAGACTTTCTACCATTCGTGATGCAGATTTAATTCTTGTTATGAATAATGGAACTATTATTGAACAAGGAAACCATAATGAGCTTCTTGAAAAAGGCGGCTTCTATGCAGAACTTTATAACAGCCAGTTCACTGGCGCAAATTTAGATGACGAAGCCATATAG
- a CDS encoding MarR family winged helix-turn-helix transcriptional regulator gives MDCMNRDSLYAVFGQVIRYHHHRTQKMLDKVGVYPGQPPMLFALYHKDGQNQKELAERLGIKPATATVMLGRIEKSGLVERKQDLNDQRVSRVYITDKGKEVCKECADIMKQINEKMFSNFTEEEKIIMRRLLMQMRDNLVNSDEENINFRYSDD, from the coding sequence ATGGATTGTATGAATCGTGATTCCTTATACGCAGTATTTGGTCAGGTTATAAGATATCACCATCACCGTACTCAAAAAATGTTGGATAAGGTAGGGGTTTATCCTGGGCAGCCGCCAATGTTATTTGCACTATACCATAAGGATGGTCAAAATCAAAAGGAGCTTGCTGAAAGGCTTGGTATAAAACCAGCAACTGCCACAGTTATGCTTGGTAGAATAGAAAAATCAGGGCTTGTGGAGCGAAAGCAGGATCTTAATGACCAAAGGGTATCAAGAGTATACATTACTGATAAAGGGAAAGAAGTTTGCAAAGAATGCGCAGATATAATGAAGCAGATAAATGAAAAAATGTTTAGTAATTTTACAGAAGAAGAAAAGATTATTATGCGCAGACTGCTTATGCAGATGAGAGATAATCTTGTAAATTCAGATGAGGAAAATATCAATTTTAGATATTCAGACGACTAA
- a CDS encoding ABC transporter ATP-binding protein, translated as MIKLFRFLKPYAATVAAVVMLFFLQSMAELYLPTLMSDIVDKGIYNGDTSYIIKTGGFMLLVAGGSAVCVIIASLLASKTAMKFGRDLRKKVFERAESFSLNEFDKIGTSSMITRTTNDITQVQTVTVMIMRMMISAPLMCIGGIIMAVQKDKGLSWVLVVVIPLLVGVIAFVASKGVPLFKAMQVKIDKLNLVVRENLTGIRVIRAFNRIDDEKKRFVAANEDLTNNAIKVNLIMAAMMPLMMLIMSLTSVAIIWFGGIRIDQGDMQVGAMMAFIQYATQIMFSLIMVSMMFVLIPRAQASAVRINEVLEMEPEIIDPKQPDNVQKQRGYIEFKDVTFSYPGAEEPAIRNISFSAKPGEVTAIIGGTGSGKSTLISLIPRFYDIEGGNILIDGVDVRSMTQEALRTKIGFVPQKAVLFSGTITENIKYGKEDATEEEIKNAAEVAQAMEFISNMKDGFDSEIAQGGSNVSGGQKQRLSIARALVRRPEIYIFDDSFSALDFKTDAKLRAALKSEIKEATAIIVAQRVSTVMDADRIIVLDEGQIVGMGTHKELLSSNEVYREIVSSQLSEEELA; from the coding sequence ATGATTAAGTTGTTTAGGTTCTTAAAACCTTATGCTGCCACAGTAGCTGCAGTAGTAATGCTATTTTTTCTTCAGTCCATGGCAGAACTATATTTGCCTACGTTAATGTCAGACATAGTTGATAAGGGAATTTATAATGGGGATACAAGCTATATTATAAAAACTGGAGGTTTCATGCTGCTTGTTGCAGGTGGCAGTGCAGTATGTGTAATCATAGCAAGCTTACTTGCTTCAAAAACAGCAATGAAATTTGGAAGAGACTTAAGAAAAAAAGTATTTGAAAGAGCAGAAAGCTTTTCACTTAATGAGTTTGATAAAATTGGTACTTCTTCTATGATTACAAGAACTACTAATGATATAACACAAGTTCAAACTGTTACTGTTATGATAATGCGTATGATGATTAGTGCACCATTAATGTGCATAGGCGGTATTATTATGGCGGTTCAAAAGGATAAGGGACTATCTTGGGTTTTGGTAGTAGTTATTCCACTACTTGTAGGGGTTATTGCCTTTGTAGCATCAAAAGGAGTACCTCTATTTAAAGCAATGCAGGTTAAAATAGATAAGCTTAATCTAGTTGTACGTGAAAATCTTACTGGGATTAGAGTTATACGCGCTTTTAATAGAATTGATGATGAAAAAAAGCGTTTTGTAGCCGCCAATGAAGATCTTACAAACAATGCTATCAAGGTAAATTTAATAATGGCTGCAATGATGCCTTTAATGATGTTAATAATGAGTTTGACAAGTGTGGCAATTATTTGGTTTGGAGGAATCCGTATAGACCAAGGGGACATGCAGGTGGGAGCTATGATGGCTTTTATTCAATATGCAACACAAATAATGTTCTCACTAATAATGGTTTCAATGATGTTCGTATTGATTCCTCGTGCTCAGGCTTCAGCTGTTAGAATAAATGAAGTTTTAGAAATGGAGCCAGAGATTATTGATCCAAAGCAGCCAGATAATGTGCAAAAGCAAAGAGGATATATTGAGTTTAAGGATGTCACCTTTAGTTATCCTGGGGCAGAAGAACCTGCTATAAGGAATATTAGCTTCAGTGCAAAGCCAGGTGAGGTAACGGCAATTATAGGGGGTACCGGTTCAGGTAAATCAACACTTATAAGCCTTATCCCTAGATTCTACGATATTGAAGGTGGAAACATTCTTATTGATGGAGTAGATGTTAGAAGCATGACTCAGGAAGCTCTTAGAACAAAAATAGGATTTGTACCACAAAAAGCTGTATTATTTAGTGGAACTATTACTGAAAATATAAAGTATGGCAAAGAAGATGCTACTGAAGAAGAGATTAAAAATGCAGCAGAAGTAGCTCAGGCTATGGAGTTTATTTCTAATATGAAAGATGGTTTTGATTCAGAAATAGCGCAAGGTGGAAGTAACGTTTCTGGTGGTCAAAAGCAGAGACTTTCTATTGCTCGTGCCCTTGTTAGAAGACCTGAAATATATATATTTGACGATAGCTTCTCAGCTCTTGATTTTAAGACAGATGCAAAGTTGCGGGCAGCATTAAAGAGCGAGATTAAAGAAGCCACTGCAATTATAGTAGCACAGAGAGTTTCAACTGTTATGGATGCAGACAGAATAATAGTTCTAGATGAAGGACAAATTGTAGGAATGGGAACTCATAAAGAACTGTTAAGCAGTAATGAAGTATATCGTGAAATTGTATCTTCACAGCTTAGTGAAGAGGAATTAGCTTAG
- a CDS encoding LTA synthase family protein: MKFINFLEKNIKEIVKNRFFVTAAIGTLLEFIFFILLLSDGNAISINFKTAILGVPSFLVYICFALIPYSFSFLFKGRGQKIFIIITNLFISLLLIFDLWYYRSNSSFLNFYMLDMTSNLDGLSSSILAMFRPIDLAFLTPLLVLIIMFFKNTHEYKGFRIDISKFCLLFLIPLLYLGYDHIKVDKYQRGYAYQYLFRRTWSQNLMMYSLSPIGYHLFDYYNYIEDKKPYVMSKEEQDKINNYYASKEKPLPNNEYSSIFKGKNLIVLQVESMENFIINQKIDGQEITPNLNRLLGSSLYFSNYHEQTLNGTTSDATYVSNTSMFPTLSGNNNFNYPFNDYNSLPKLLKQQGYNTYSMHGEKGTYWNWITAEKHLGFDTCLDISKFNSNDILGLGLSDKSFLSQAVNKIQVQKQPFYTFMITLTSHSPFSIPAGQITIKLPDYLKGTKTGGFIESIHYTDAMIGSFIEALDEKGLLDNTVVAIYGDHEGLHKFFNEDVQGIKNIPDSWKNNDRRIPLIVYSKGSTGKEIKVNGGQVDFLPTISYLMGIDENKYSNTALGRNLLNTNKDYVVLTNRTYRGTPISTQEEQKYIDVLGTSNLMIKTNYFKGR; this comes from the coding sequence ATGAAATTTATTAATTTCTTGGAGAAAAATATCAAAGAAATTGTTAAAAACCGCTTTTTTGTTACTGCAGCAATAGGAACACTTCTTGAGTTTATTTTTTTCATATTGCTTTTATCAGACGGCAATGCAATAAGTATAAACTTTAAAACTGCAATTCTAGGTGTCCCTTCATTTCTGGTTTATATATGCTTCGCATTAATACCCTATTCCTTCAGTTTTTTATTTAAAGGTAGAGGGCAAAAGATTTTTATTATTATTACAAACCTTTTCATATCTTTACTACTGATATTTGATTTATGGTATTACAGAAGCAATAGCTCCTTTTTAAATTTTTATATGCTTGATATGACCAGTAATCTTGATGGGCTTTCCTCCAGCATATTGGCTATGTTTAGGCCTATAGATTTAGCCTTTTTAACACCCTTATTAGTTTTGATAATTATGTTTTTTAAAAATACACATGAATATAAAGGCTTTAGAATAGATATAAGTAAGTTTTGTTTATTATTTTTAATCCCATTACTATATCTAGGTTATGATCATATAAAAGTTGACAAATACCAGAGGGGTTACGCGTATCAGTATTTATTTAGAAGAACTTGGTCCCAAAACCTGATGATGTACAGTTTATCTCCTATTGGCTATCACCTCTTTGATTATTACAACTATATTGAGGACAAAAAGCCTTATGTAATGTCTAAAGAGGAACAGGACAAGATTAATAATTATTATGCATCAAAGGAAAAGCCACTTCCAAACAATGAATACAGCTCTATTTTTAAAGGCAAGAATTTAATAGTTCTTCAAGTAGAGTCTATGGAGAACTTTATTATTAACCAAAAGATTGATGGGCAAGAGATTACACCTAATTTAAACAGGCTGCTAGGAAGTTCTCTATATTTTTCAAATTATCATGAGCAGACTCTTAATGGTACAACCTCTGATGCTACCTATGTTTCAAATACGTCAATGTTTCCTACCCTGAGCGGTAACAACAATTTTAATTATCCTTTTAATGATTATAATTCACTGCCAAAGCTATTAAAGCAGCAAGGGTATAATACCTACTCCATGCATGGTGAAAAGGGCACTTATTGGAATTGGATTACTGCAGAGAAGCATTTGGGCTTTGACACTTGTTTAGATATTTCAAAATTTAATAGCAACGACATTTTAGGCCTGGGCTTAAGCGATAAGAGCTTTTTATCCCAAGCTGTAAATAAAATTCAGGTGCAAAAGCAGCCTTTTTACACTTTTATGATAACTCTCACAAGCCACAGCCCTTTTAGCATTCCAGCTGGTCAGATAACTATAAAGCTTCCAGATTATCTAAAAGGCACAAAAACAGGCGGATTTATTGAGAGTATACACTATACGGATGCAATGATAGGAAGTTTTATTGAGGCTTTAGATGAGAAGGGCTTACTAGATAATACTGTTGTAGCTATCTACGGAGATCATGAAGGGCTTCATAAATTTTTTAATGAAGATGTTCAGGGGATTAAGAATATACCAGACAGCTGGAAAAATAACGATAGAAGAATACCTCTAATAGTATATTCAAAAGGAAGTACAGGCAAGGAAATCAAGGTCAATGGTGGACAAGTAGATTTTCTTCCAACCATAAGCTATTTAATGGGTATAGACGAAAACAAGTACTCAAATACAGCCTTAGGACGAAACCTTCTTAATACAAATAAAGATTATGTAGTTCTAACAAATAGAACCTATAGAGGTACACCTATTTCAACGCAAGAAGAACAAAAGTATATAGATGTTTTAGGCACTTCAAACTTAATGATTAAAACTAATTATTTTAAAGGAAGGTAG